In the genome of Photobacterium sp. TLY01, one region contains:
- a CDS encoding siderophore ABC transporter substrate-binding protein, whose translation MAESVTVDHIMGSTTIETSPTRVVVIGIGALDAVDALGIKPVAVSKGTTLPSYLTQYNDNNVSSAGTIFEPDFESIYTQKPDLIIVGPRSSKHFKELTKIAPTFVFAVENGSDYWQSTQALWHDLGEIFDKQDVVNQKIETLNQRFAAIKNYNQSHNMDALMLMSSGGNVTSFGEGSRFAVLYQDFGFKPTIETDAKETKSEKTGGHGQLVSYELVSQENPSTLLILDRDQLVNKGKSTTRQDFDNDLVKSTKAYQDNRMVYLDIPAWYVASSGITATQTMIEDIEALSKAQ comes from the coding sequence ATGGCTGAATCCGTCACCGTTGACCACATTATGGGCTCAACCACTATTGAGACATCGCCCACACGTGTCGTGGTGATCGGAATTGGTGCGTTAGATGCTGTTGATGCGCTGGGCATAAAGCCGGTTGCGGTATCAAAAGGCACAACATTACCCAGCTATCTCACTCAATATAATGATAATAATGTCTCTTCTGCGGGCACCATTTTTGAACCCGATTTTGAATCCATTTATACCCAGAAACCTGATCTCATTATTGTCGGCCCTCGCAGTTCCAAACACTTTAAAGAGCTGACTAAAATTGCTCCAACCTTTGTTTTTGCGGTGGAAAATGGCAGTGATTACTGGCAAAGCACCCAAGCGCTGTGGCACGACTTAGGGGAAATCTTTGATAAACAGGATGTCGTCAATCAAAAAATCGAAACCTTAAACCAGCGCTTTGCTGCAATCAAAAACTACAACCAAAGCCATAATATGGACGCGCTCATGCTGATGAGCTCGGGGGGCAATGTGACGTCATTCGGTGAAGGCTCTCGTTTCGCGGTCTTGTATCAGGATTTCGGCTTTAAACCCACCATTGAAACAGACGCAAAAGAGACAAAATCAGAGAAAACTGGCGGTCACGGTCAATTGGTCTCGTATGAACTGGTCAGCCAGGAAAACCCCTCCACCTTGCTGATTTTAGACCGCGATCAATTAGTTAATAAAGGCAAAAGTACCACCCGCCAGGATTTTGATAACGACTTGGTCAAATCAACCAAAGCTTATCAGGACAATCGTATGGTTTACCTTGATATTCCAGCCTGGTATGTCGCCAGCTCTGGTATTACAGCCACACAAACCATGATTGAAGACATTGAAGCGTTGAGCAAAGCGCAATAA
- the amrA gene encoding AmmeMemoRadiSam system protein A, with translation MSVTSCPPPPKPALNKGEMTQLLDIAREAIRSHFSEALPRPPQLDLYNRKLLANGACFVTLEVDGELQGCLGTVTANEPLVLEVHNKARDSAYQDRRFMPLTEDQLSSLTIEISVLSDPKLLQVDSEEALIAYLEEHKVGVILTEHHSQAVFLPQVWDKLSSPAAFIKALKQKAGWPINHWSANIRVKTFTTTQIKGKYFSQFV, from the coding sequence ATGTCAGTTACCTCGTGTCCGCCACCACCCAAACCGGCCCTGAATAAAGGCGAAATGACCCAACTGCTGGATATCGCCAGAGAGGCCATTCGCAGCCATTTCTCTGAAGCGTTGCCGCGACCACCACAACTGGATTTATACAATCGCAAGTTACTCGCTAACGGCGCATGTTTTGTGACGCTGGAAGTTGACGGTGAATTGCAGGGCTGTCTGGGAACCGTGACCGCCAATGAGCCTCTGGTCCTTGAAGTGCACAACAAAGCCAGAGACAGCGCCTATCAGGACAGACGCTTCATGCCGCTGACCGAAGATCAGCTCAGCAGCCTGACCATTGAGATTTCAGTGCTTTCCGATCCAAAACTGCTGCAGGTCGATTCCGAAGAAGCACTGATCGCCTATCTTGAAGAGCACAAAGTGGGGGTGATCCTGACAGAGCACCATTCGCAGGCAGTCTTTTTGCCTCAGGTCTGGGACAAGCTTTCCTCGCCGGCTGCCTTTATCAAAGCGCTGAAACAAAAGGCTGGCTGGCCGATCAACCACTGGTCAGCCAATATCCGAGTCAAAACCTTCACCACGACGCAAATCAAAGGGAAGTATTTCTCTCAGTTCGTTTAA
- the vctD gene encoding iron chelate uptake ABC transporter permease subunit VctD, whose amino-acid sequence MTKLLFILVCLSLSSLFIGVGNVSLAHLINNDANAWQLFISSRVPRLLAILLAGGGLSIAGLIMQQISQNRFAAPSTSGTIECSMLGFVLSLVIFGNGDQLWLIFATAMIGTLFFVQLIQRIQFKNAVFVPLIGIIFGNIIASMATFIAYKYDALQNLSGWAVANFANILAGNYELLYVALPVAIFSYLYATRISATGMGKDFAINLGLNYQQVMTIGVALVSIMAATVVMIIGQLPFLGLIVPNLVNHFYGDNLRKNIPRTAVLGAILVLACDLVGRVLIFPYEIPISMVISLLGGSVFIFLVLKGMRHDQ is encoded by the coding sequence GTGACTAAATTGCTGTTTATTTTAGTCTGCCTGAGTCTGTCTTCATTGTTTATCGGGGTGGGCAACGTATCGTTAGCCCACCTTATTAATAATGATGCCAATGCCTGGCAACTGTTTATTTCTAGCCGTGTTCCCCGTTTACTTGCAATATTGCTGGCCGGCGGGGGGCTGAGTATCGCAGGCCTTATCATGCAGCAAATCAGCCAGAACCGCTTTGCTGCGCCTTCAACCTCGGGCACCATTGAGTGCTCAATGTTGGGTTTTGTCTTAAGTTTAGTGATTTTTGGCAACGGCGATCAGCTGTGGCTTATTTTTGCTACAGCGATGATCGGCACGCTTTTTTTTGTACAGCTTATCCAGCGAATTCAGTTTAAAAACGCGGTTTTTGTACCTTTAATCGGGATCATTTTCGGCAATATCATTGCTTCTATGGCAACCTTTATCGCCTATAAATATGATGCACTGCAAAATCTGTCTGGTTGGGCTGTTGCTAATTTTGCCAATATCCTGGCAGGTAATTATGAGCTGCTCTATGTTGCCCTGCCTGTGGCCATCTTCAGCTATTTATACGCAACACGTATTTCGGCTACAGGCATGGGTAAAGACTTCGCAATCAATCTTGGTTTGAATTACCAGCAAGTGATGACGATTGGTGTCGCCCTGGTCTCAATTATGGCCGCTACTGTGGTGATGATTATCGGCCAACTGCCCTTTCTCGGTTTGATTGTTCCCAACCTGGTTAACCATTTCTACGGCGATAATCTACGCAAGAACATTCCGCGCACTGCTGTGTTAGGTGCAATTCTGGTTCTGGCATGCGATCTGGTTGGCCGAGTGCTGATATTTCCTTACGAAATTCCAATCTCCATGGTAATCAGCCTGCTCGGTGGCAGTGTCTTTATTTTCCTGGTGTTGAAAGGAATGCGCCATGATCAATAA
- a CDS encoding iron chelate uptake ABC transporter family permease subunit — MTDKHKMFILLILCIVMTALFIGYGLTADNYQYFLSRRIPKVLAMIIAGLAIGMASFCFQTITNNRILTPSIMGFDSLYLLIQVLVVSLFGGLSMMMTNAVINFSISVILMMAFSFILFLLYFRYSARNIISLLLLGVIFGQLFQNGSSFFTMLMDPDEFANVQANMFASFNSIHVELVYWTLPVLIMVTVWLFNIHRTLDVYLLDQDNATSLGVDIQRTTRTVLLLSSVLIAISTALIGPIMFFGLLITNLTREWLKTYQHKYLLTVCGLMSVATLLTGQWIIEKAFGFETTLSVVINFVGGIYFLFLLLRSKVV, encoded by the coding sequence ATAACGGATAAACATAAAATGTTCATCCTGCTGATCTTATGCATAGTCATGACCGCACTGTTCATTGGTTATGGCTTAACGGCAGACAACTACCAATACTTTTTATCGCGCCGAATTCCCAAGGTGCTGGCGATGATCATTGCTGGCTTGGCTATTGGCATGGCGTCTTTTTGCTTTCAGACCATCACCAATAACCGGATATTAACCCCTAGTATTATGGGCTTTGACTCGCTGTATTTACTTATTCAGGTGTTGGTAGTAAGCCTGTTTGGCGGGCTGAGTATGATGATGACAAATGCTGTGATCAACTTTTCGATCTCCGTGATCTTGATGATGGCATTCTCTTTTATTTTGTTTTTACTCTATTTCCGGTATTCCGCCAGGAATATTATTTCACTGCTTTTATTAGGTGTTATTTTTGGGCAGCTTTTCCAAAACGGTTCGTCTTTTTTTACCATGCTGATGGATCCGGATGAGTTTGCCAATGTACAAGCTAATATGTTTGCAAGTTTCAATAGTATTCATGTGGAATTAGTATATTGGACATTACCTGTTCTTATTATGGTAACAGTCTGGTTATTTAACATTCACCGAACGCTTGATGTGTATTTACTCGACCAGGATAACGCCACCAGCCTGGGTGTAGATATTCAACGAACAACGCGTACCGTTTTATTACTTTCCTCTGTACTGATTGCCATTTCAACCGCATTAATTGGCCCGATTATGTTCTTTGGCCTTTTGATCACAAACCTGACCCGGGAATGGCTGAAAACCTATCAGCACAAATATTTATTAACTGTCTGTGGCTTGATGTCTGTTGCCACTTTGCTAACCGGACAATGGATTATCGAAAAAGCATTTGGCTTTGAAACCACACTGAGCGTAGTGATTAACTTTGTCGGCGGCATCTATTTCTTATTCTTACTGTTACGAAGTAAAGTGGTGTAA
- the amrB gene encoding AmmeMemoRadiSam system protein B — protein MSIRAPAVAGRFYQASPLGLRKQLQQWLAAPCDAELIPRALIVPHAGYMFSGKVAANAFRWLKKAHSQYRKVILIGPSHHYAFDGCALPADQYFATPLGEVKIDLQGVEKLSHLNDIEISDRIHELEHCLEVQLPFLQSCLSAFTLLPILTSRIAPARLAEMIDPLWQDDTLLVISSDLSHYHPYADAQDIDHRTLTVIETFDPSLTPQQACGSTGINTLLLLAKQRGYFLTQIEYKNSGDTEAGDKERVVGYVSYLVSATTQTGPE, from the coding sequence ATGAGTATTCGCGCCCCCGCTGTGGCTGGACGGTTTTATCAGGCGTCGCCGCTCGGGCTGAGAAAACAGCTTCAGCAATGGTTGGCTGCACCCTGTGACGCTGAACTGATACCCAGGGCGCTGATCGTGCCGCATGCGGGATACATGTTCTCCGGAAAAGTAGCGGCCAATGCGTTTCGCTGGCTGAAAAAAGCGCACAGTCAGTATCGCAAAGTGATTTTGATTGGCCCCAGCCACCACTATGCGTTTGACGGTTGCGCCCTGCCTGCTGACCAGTATTTCGCCACACCGTTAGGTGAAGTCAAAATCGACTTACAAGGTGTTGAAAAGCTGTCGCATTTGAATGATATTGAGATATCAGATCGTATACACGAACTGGAGCATTGTCTGGAAGTACAGTTACCTTTCCTGCAAAGCTGCCTTTCTGCGTTTACCCTGCTGCCGATTCTGACCAGCCGCATTGCACCAGCCCGGCTGGCAGAGATGATCGATCCCCTGTGGCAGGACGACACCCTGCTGGTGATCAGCAGTGATCTGAGCCATTACCACCCCTATGCAGATGCACAGGATATCGATCACCGTACCCTGACAGTGATCGAAACGTTCGACCCCAGCCTGACCCCGCAGCAAGCCTGCGGGTCGACCGGGATCAACACCTTGTTATTACTGGCAAAGCAAAGAGGCTATTTCTTAACACAAATAGAATACAAAAATTCCGGCGACACAGAAGCCGGAGATAAGGAGAGAGTCGTTGGATATGTCAGTTACCTCGTGTCCGCCACCACCCAAACCGGCCCTGAATAA